A DNA window from Paenibacillus andongensis contains the following coding sequences:
- a CDS encoding lysophospholipid acyltransferase family protein, translating to MYEWISKLTLNERRLLRIERVLRVFPIWMMSAACSMLAFALYQAFRKGFLKRVEHNLIDLLGTMPKSSLKAISKHYVQNIVYTLYEILFLSVRLKKLHASHFDVQGEEHLQEAQHQAKGKGFIVYAPHVGNFFNYYWYLTQKFDCLTVASAGSPELKPLYMKFAAMGCKGLDYDSVPPLALFRTLKKHVQSGGVVFILGDFWRQTFPLSRLFGRLTRTPEGAAMLALDQHVPVVPFYGYRVKGFKHKLVYGSPMHLHEQFERSGRSERAEANLLLNAFMERVVREQPSAWFYWFNVHERWEKVPSLDADNTSNDGIGSIDLTTEAAG from the coding sequence TTGTACGAATGGATTTCCAAGCTGACACTGAATGAACGTAGATTACTTCGCATCGAGAGAGTGCTCCGCGTTTTTCCAATTTGGATGATGTCGGCTGCTTGTTCTATGTTAGCGTTTGCGCTTTATCAGGCATTCCGAAAAGGGTTTCTGAAGCGAGTGGAACATAATTTAATAGACTTACTAGGTACTATGCCTAAGAGTTCATTAAAAGCTATTTCCAAGCACTATGTTCAAAATATCGTGTATACGCTTTATGAAATTCTTTTCCTTTCTGTTCGGTTGAAAAAGCTTCATGCGAGTCACTTTGACGTGCAAGGTGAGGAACATCTACAAGAAGCACAGCATCAAGCGAAGGGGAAGGGATTCATTGTCTATGCACCGCATGTTGGCAATTTTTTTAACTATTATTGGTATTTGACTCAGAAATTCGATTGCTTAACGGTGGCTTCAGCGGGAAGTCCCGAACTTAAACCTCTGTATATGAAGTTTGCTGCAATGGGTTGTAAAGGCTTAGATTACGATAGTGTCCCCCCACTTGCGCTATTTCGTACATTGAAAAAGCATGTGCAGAGCGGCGGAGTTGTTTTCATCCTCGGTGACTTCTGGAGACAGACATTTCCTTTATCTAGGCTATTTGGCCGACTGACTCGTACGCCTGAAGGTGCAGCCATGTTAGCGCTTGATCAGCATGTGCCGGTTGTACCTTTCTACGGGTATCGTGTAAAAGGGTTTAAACATAAGTTAGTTTATGGATCTCCCATGCATTTACACGAACAATTTGAGCGTTCAGGACGTTCAGAGCGTGCGGAGGCTAACTTACTTTTGAATGCGTTCATGGAGCGAGTTGTCCGTGAGCAGCCTTCGGCATGGTTTTATTGGTTTAATGTTCATGAACGATGGGAGAAGGTTCCATCATTAGATGCCGATAACACAAGTAATGATGGGATCGGAAGCATAGATTTGACCACAGAAGCAGCAGGATGA
- a CDS encoding metal-dependent hydrolase has product MDTGSHLLFGVTLAGLACLEPAVAQEPALAHAILAGTLIGSHAPDFDTIARLRGYAKYVRVHRGITHSLPALFIWPILLSLPLAAMFGVWDHLISLYLWTFAAVVFHVFLDLFNVYGVQCFRPFSQKWFHLDTLCLYEPFLFGLHGFGVLLWLFIWHGNGGGHIGEMFALIYAATFLYIAIRASQRNRFVKLVKSELNLADGICHLIPSLSWFGWQFVLESDKCFYLGEIRHGRVMVQEEYSKADYNQNDSHPIVQATMATDGVRAFLHFAQRIHVCWKEKNDGYEVQWRDVRFWHKRKLPFGVNVMLDRDMNVVSDTLGWDKKAWDPPYV; this is encoded by the coding sequence ATGGACACTGGAAGCCACTTATTGTTCGGCGTCACGTTAGCGGGATTGGCTTGTTTGGAACCGGCAGTCGCACAAGAGCCTGCGCTGGCTCATGCCATACTTGCAGGAACACTCATTGGTTCACATGCCCCTGATTTTGACACCATTGCACGTCTGAGAGGATATGCGAAATATGTTCGCGTTCATCGAGGGATCACACATTCGCTGCCGGCTTTGTTCATTTGGCCCATCCTTTTAAGTCTGCCCCTCGCTGCCATGTTTGGTGTATGGGACCACCTGATAAGCTTATACCTATGGACATTTGCAGCTGTCGTGTTCCACGTATTTCTAGATTTGTTCAATGTGTATGGCGTTCAGTGCTTCCGTCCATTTTCCCAGAAATGGTTCCATCTCGACACCCTCTGTCTCTATGAACCATTCTTATTTGGTCTTCATGGCTTTGGTGTCCTACTTTGGTTGTTCATCTGGCACGGAAATGGTGGCGGCCATATCGGAGAAATGTTCGCTTTGATATATGCGGCAACCTTCCTCTATATTGCTATAAGAGCCTCGCAGCGCAATCGATTCGTAAAGCTCGTAAAAAGTGAATTGAACCTCGCAGACGGCATCTGTCATCTCATTCCGAGCCTAAGTTGGTTTGGGTGGCAGTTTGTTCTTGAGAGTGACAAATGTTTCTATCTAGGAGAGATAAGGCATGGTCGCGTAATGGTTCAAGAGGAGTACAGCAAAGCGGATTACAATCAGAACGATTCGCATCCTATTGTTCAGGCTACTATGGCCACGGATGGCGTTCGCGCCTTCTTGCATTTCGCGCAACGTATTCACGTGTGTTGGAAAGAGAAGAATGATGGTTATGAAGTGCAGTGGCGCGATGTGCGTTTCTGGCACAAACGCAAGCTTCCTTTCGGCGTTAATGTGATGCTTGACCGGGATATGAACGTGGTTAGTGATACGCTCGGTTGGGATAAGAAGGCTTGGGATCCGCCGTATGTTTGA
- a CDS encoding nitroreductase family protein produces MTTSLPAEVESNRQPDHEINPQFLTRWSPRSFTDQEVTEDVLLSLFEAARWAPSGSNLQPWRFIIARTPEQRAKFHNFIMPGNREWCEKAPVLTLVISHTKTAKGGDNPSHAFDAGTAWGYLALEANNQGLITHAMGGFDRNQAREALQIPEEYDIHAVIAIGYRGPVNALDEKFQEREVPSGRRELSELLYSGEFGQTL; encoded by the coding sequence GTGACAACTTCTTTACCTGCTGAAGTCGAATCCAATCGTCAACCTGATCATGAAATCAACCCTCAATTCCTAACACGTTGGTCGCCACGCTCCTTTACCGATCAAGAAGTGACCGAAGATGTTCTCCTTAGTCTTTTTGAAGCCGCTAGATGGGCACCTTCCGGTAGCAACTTGCAGCCATGGCGCTTCATTATTGCCCGTACACCCGAGCAAAGAGCCAAATTTCACAACTTCATTATGCCAGGCAACCGAGAATGGTGCGAGAAAGCCCCTGTCCTCACCCTTGTCATTTCACATACCAAAACCGCAAAAGGCGGCGATAACCCAAGTCATGCGTTCGATGCTGGTACTGCTTGGGGCTACCTCGCTTTAGAAGCCAACAATCAAGGTTTAATCACTCACGCTATGGGCGGATTCGATCGGAATCAAGCCCGCGAAGCCCTTCAAATCCCTGAAGAGTATGACATTCATGCCGTGATCGCCATTGGTTACCGCGGCCCCGTTAACGCTCTCGATGAGAAGTTCCAAGAACGCGAAGTCCCATCAGGCAGACGAGAGTTAAGCGAGCTTTTATATAGCGGAGAATTTGGTCAGACGCTTTAA
- a CDS encoding LrgB family protein yields the protein MANSMLQHPLFGLSLSVISYALANLLYQRWRFMHPLFSCTGFIIIILVCFHIPYEDFRRGADVLTLLLGPATVALGVPLYKYKELIRRNLARVLISVLAGAITGIAASAAIVGLLGGSQSIILSMLPKSVSSAISIEIAARLGAIPELTAVLTTLTGLLGSMFGTRILRWFRIRDDISIGIAIGTAAHGIGTAKVFKDSEQQGGFAGLSMGICGIMTSILFIPIYIWLK from the coding sequence ATGGCGAATAGCATGCTGCAGCATCCATTGTTTGGACTATCACTAAGTGTAATCAGCTATGCGTTAGCCAATTTGTTGTATCAACGATGGCGGTTTATGCATCCTCTTTTTAGTTGTACGGGGTTCATTATCATTATATTAGTATGCTTTCATATTCCTTATGAAGACTTTAGACGAGGAGCAGACGTGCTAACGCTTTTATTGGGGCCTGCAACTGTAGCGTTAGGCGTACCTCTTTATAAATACAAAGAATTAATACGTAGAAATTTGGCGCGGGTCTTAATAAGTGTTTTGGCGGGGGCTATTACGGGGATTGCAGCTAGTGCGGCCATCGTGGGGTTATTGGGAGGAAGTCAGTCCATTATCCTAAGTATGCTTCCCAAGTCGGTAAGCTCGGCCATCTCCATTGAGATAGCCGCGCGGTTAGGTGCGATTCCTGAATTAACAGCGGTTTTAACAACTTTAACTGGGCTGCTGGGCAGTATGTTTGGTACTCGGATCTTGCGTTGGTTTCGAATTAGAGATGATATCTCGATTGGCATTGCAATTGGAACAGCGGCACATGGCATCGGAACAGCCAAAGTATTCAAGGATTCTGAACAGCAGGGGGGATTTGCTGGATTATCCATGGGGATTTGTGGAATTATGACTTCGATTTTATTTATACCTATTTACATCTGGTTAAAATAG
- a CDS encoding GNAT family N-acetyltransferase encodes MSGPLLSTAPQQAKLSVRLASSAQEIEQAMRLRYQVFVEEEKNMRMLNEQGLEKDAYDDYCDHLIVKDIETEQVIGTYRLLPGERALNGIGFYSETEFDLTAYSDLKSQTLELGRSCIAPEYRGGKAIQLLWEGIAGYISERNYSHLIGCASVHVGNLEELNLIYSMLRHKQVITDRFGIEPLATHRIPGLAQIEIDGNEKELFRKLPPLMKGYQWLGAEIGGDPAYDELFETVDFFIILQKDRVTRRYKRHFLTT; translated from the coding sequence ATGAGTGGACCACTTCTGAGTACGGCGCCCCAGCAAGCCAAGCTGTCGGTTAGGCTGGCAAGCAGCGCACAAGAGATTGAGCAAGCTATGCGGCTAAGGTATCAAGTTTTCGTCGAGGAAGAGAAGAACATGAGGATGCTGAATGAGCAGGGGCTTGAGAAGGACGCCTACGACGATTACTGTGATCATCTCATTGTGAAAGATATCGAAACCGAGCAAGTGATCGGTACTTATCGGTTGCTTCCAGGGGAGCGAGCTTTGAACGGGATCGGATTTTATTCCGAGACTGAATTCGATCTTACTGCCTATTCTGATTTGAAAAGTCAAACGCTCGAGCTTGGACGGAGCTGTATTGCTCCCGAATATCGTGGCGGAAAAGCGATTCAACTCCTTTGGGAAGGAATTGCAGGTTATATTAGCGAGCGTAATTATTCGCATTTAATCGGATGTGCGAGTGTGCATGTGGGTAATTTGGAGGAACTGAATTTGATCTACTCGATGCTGCGCCATAAGCAGGTGATAACAGACCGATTCGGTATTGAACCGCTTGCCACGCATCGTATCCCAGGTCTTGCTCAAATAGAAATCGATGGCAATGAAAAAGAGCTGTTCCGTAAACTGCCGCCTCTGATGAAAGGCTATCAATGGCTCGGAGCGGAGATTGGCGGAGACCCGGCATATGATGAGCTATTCGAGACCGTTGATTTCTTTATTATTTTACAAAAAGATCGTGTTACACGTCGTTATAAACGCCACTTTCTGACTACTTAA
- the tlp gene encoding small acid-soluble spore protein Tlp, with translation MAKPDNREDNPARLQNAIDHTIANLHEAEDYLDEHADEITAEEKQSIESKNERRKESISGFIEEKKDETNR, from the coding sequence ATGGCAAAGCCAGACAATCGCGAAGATAATCCAGCCCGTTTGCAGAACGCCATCGATCATACGATAGCCAATTTGCACGAAGCTGAGGACTACTTGGACGAACATGCGGATGAAATAACTGCCGAGGAAAAACAAAGCATCGAATCCAAGAATGAACGCCGCAAAGAAAGCATTAGCGGCTTCATCGAGGAGAAAAAAGACGAAACGAACAGATAA
- a CDS encoding CidA/LrgA family protein has protein sequence MLCLGKYEIITKTLDSAAHSWNGEFMLGFAILLGFNFLGYVLQMSLHLPLPGNVIGLILFTAALFIKLIKLAWVEEAASLLTRHMMLFFIPFTVGVLAFIPIIGANWLAICGGTVGATVAVLVVTGWVSSKLGQESAKHGE, from the coding sequence GTGTTATGTTTAGGGAAATACGAAATTATTACAAAGACTCTGGATAGTGCTGCTCACAGCTGGAATGGAGAATTTATGCTCGGTTTTGCTATATTACTAGGCTTTAATTTCTTAGGTTATGTGCTTCAGATGAGCCTGCACCTGCCGCTACCCGGCAACGTGATCGGGCTCATTCTTTTTACCGCGGCTTTGTTCATTAAGCTCATAAAGCTGGCTTGGGTGGAAGAAGCGGCTTCACTGTTGACAAGGCATATGATGCTCTTTTTTATTCCTTTTACCGTTGGCGTTCTTGCATTTATTCCGATCATTGGAGCTAATTGGCTTGCTATTTGCGGAGGGACTGTCGGTGCGACGGTGGCTGTTCTTGTGGTAACGGGTTGGGTATCTTCAAAGCTAGGACAGGAGAGTGCCAAACATGGCGAATAG